In the Emys orbicularis isolate rEmyOrb1 chromosome 3, rEmyOrb1.hap1, whole genome shotgun sequence genome, one interval contains:
- the NKX2-4 gene encoding homeobox protein Nkx-2.4: protein MSLSPKHTTPFSVTDILSPMEESYKKFGALEGAGHLGSPLGAYRQAQGAQAAPAMQQHAMGGHNGAAAGAYHMPHGVSQFPHSAVGGYCNGGLANMGELPAYPDSMRNSAAAAASGWYGANPDPRYSTISRFMGPSAGMNMAGMGTLSGIAEAAKTMAPLHAAPRRKRRVLFSQAQVYELERRFKQQKYLSAPEREHLASMIHLTPTQVKIWFQNHRYKMKRQAKDKATQQLQQETSLCQQQPSPRRVAVPVLVKDGKPCQGNPSSTPAAPNQPAPQGAPELEEMSPSPPSLHSQVGGMAQMDTANVDYSSSLVNPNLLYSRTW, encoded by the exons ATGTCGCTGAGCCCCAAGCACACGACGCCCTTCTCCGTCACCGACATCCTGAGCCCCATGGAGGAGAGCTACAAGAAGTTCGGGGCGCTGGAGGGCGCCGGGCACCTGGGCTCCCCGCTGGGGGCTTATCGCCAGGCGCAGGGCGCGCAGGCGGCCCCGGCCATGCAGCAACACGCCATGGGCGGCCACAACGGGGCGGCGGCCGGCGCCTACCACATGCCGCACGGCGTCTCCCAGTTCCCCCACAGCGCCGTGGGGGGCTACTGCAACGGGGGCCTCGCCAACATGGGCGAGCTGCCCGCCTACCCCGACAGCATGCGGAACAGCGCGGCCGCCGCCGCCAGCGGCTGGTACGGGGCCAACCCGGACCCCAGGTACTCCACAA TCTCTAGGTTCATGGGCCCCTCGGCCGGGATGAACATGGCTGGCATGGGCACCCTGAGCGGGATCGCCGAGGCGGCCAAGACCATGGCCCCTCTCCACGCGGCGCCCCGGCGGAAGAGGAGGGTGCTCTTCTCCCAGGCGCAGGTGTACGAGCTGGAGAGGCGCTTTAAGCAGCAGAAGTACCTGTCGGCGCCGGAGCGGGAGCACCTGGCCAGCATGATCCACCTCACCCCGACGCAGGTCAAGATCTGGTTCCAGAACCACCGCTACAAGATGAAGCGGCAGGCGAAGGATAAGGCcacgcagcagctccagcaggagaCCAGcctgtgccagcagcagccgtCCCCGCGGCGGGTGGCCGTGCCGGTGCTGGTGAAGGACGGGAAACCCTGCCAGGGCAACCCCAGCAGCACCCCGGCGGCGCCCAACCAGCCGGCGCCCCAGGGC GCCCCGGAGCTGGAGGAGATGTCGCCCAGCCCCCCGTCCCTCCACAGCCAGGTCGGCGGCATGGCCCAGATGGACACAGCCAACGTCGATTACAGCAGCAGCCTTGTCAACCCCAACCTGCTCTACAGCAGGACGTGgtaa